One genomic region from Pseudoduganella lutea encodes:
- the galU gene encoding UTP--glucose-1-phosphate uridylyltransferase GalU has translation MNQIRKAVFPVAGLGSRFLPATKAQPKEMLPIVDKPLIQYAVEEAVAAGITDLVFITGRNKRAIEDHFDTAYELEAELEAAQKQHLLDMVQNVIPKNVNCIYIRQSAPLGLGHAVLCARPVVGNDPFAVLLADDFMDTPEGVRPVLAQMTERYEFERASLLAVQEVPRENTRQYGIVSASPYRERLELVSGIVEKPVPEKAPSTLAVVGRYVLSARIFDFLEQVGKGAGGEIQLTDGIAALLEHERVLAYRYEGQRYDCGSKLGYLKATVAMGLKHPETGAAFAEYVAQTKETL, from the coding sequence ATGAACCAGATCCGCAAAGCCGTTTTCCCCGTCGCAGGCCTCGGCAGCCGCTTCCTTCCTGCCACCAAGGCGCAGCCGAAGGAGATGCTGCCGATCGTCGACAAGCCGCTGATCCAGTATGCGGTCGAGGAGGCGGTGGCGGCCGGCATCACGGATCTCGTGTTCATCACGGGGCGCAACAAGCGGGCGATCGAGGATCACTTCGACACGGCCTACGAGCTGGAAGCGGAACTGGAAGCGGCGCAGAAGCAGCATCTGCTGGACATGGTGCAGAACGTGATCCCGAAGAACGTCAACTGCATCTACATCCGCCAGTCGGCGCCGCTGGGACTGGGCCACGCGGTGCTGTGCGCGCGCCCGGTCGTCGGCAACGACCCGTTCGCCGTGCTGCTGGCCGACGACTTCATGGATACCCCGGAGGGCGTGCGTCCCGTGCTTGCACAGATGACCGAGCGCTACGAATTCGAGCGTGCCAGCCTGCTGGCCGTGCAGGAAGTGCCGCGAGAAAACACTCGCCAGTACGGCATCGTCAGCGCTTCGCCGTATCGCGAGCGCCTCGAACTGGTGTCGGGCATCGTCGAGAAGCCCGTACCGGAAAAGGCGCCGTCCACGCTGGCCGTGGTCGGCCGCTACGTGCTGTCGGCGCGCATCTTCGACTTCCTCGAGCAGGTGGGCAAGGGCGCCGGCGGCGAGATCCAGCTGACCGACGGCATCGCCGCGCTGCTGGAACACGAGCGCGTGCTGGCCTACCGCTACGAAGGCCAGCGCTACGACTGCGGCTCCAAGCTCGGTTACCTGAAAGCTACCGTGGCGATGGGCCTGAAGCACCCGGAAACGGGCGCCGCGTTCGCCGAATACGTGGCGCAGACGAAGGAAACGCTGTGA
- a CDS encoding cell division protein ZipA C-terminal FtsZ-binding domain-containing protein: protein MTDFQTSLIAAAGVFVAGVFVYNKWQEHKAKKSVERAFASEHDDVLMRAEEPGFDATLDEPAIHVPTDTATARAEPSFTLGDLPMVDAGSGAYGRPPHEDTVAPSLVADDVQHAAPAPAPAPVPPASTASADEPVTPAAPAAAAPAVEPVAAPAAAAASSAAGVATAAAVPAANPAPVSAPAPAPAPAVQAPTPIPAAAAMAPSEQATALVDPLIDCLLPLEMAAPMRGEKLLPALQKLRLVGNKPVHYVGLAVSGEWEPIRHGIVYTKLQGGVQLASRTTALNELEYSELVTRLRTVADEIGAEPQIPDMMEVMAEARNLHRFVAAHDAQLGVNLAANGAPWDVTTLVGALEKQGFDLRPDGRFVKGDGEGGQLFTLSTNVTPAEETTARLTLLLDVPCVAPARDGFGAMIACARSLVQRLDAIIVDDYNQPLSDASIAEIAGQVKEFYADMEVSDIPAGSTRALRLFN from the coding sequence ATGACAGATTTTCAGACCAGTTTGATCGCAGCTGCCGGCGTGTTCGTCGCCGGCGTATTCGTCTACAACAAGTGGCAGGAGCACAAGGCCAAGAAGAGCGTGGAACGCGCCTTCGCGTCCGAGCACGATGATGTGCTGATGCGTGCCGAGGAGCCGGGCTTCGACGCGACGCTCGACGAACCCGCCATCCACGTGCCCACCGACACTGCCACCGCACGCGCGGAACCGAGCTTCACGCTGGGCGACCTGCCGATGGTCGATGCCGGCTCCGGCGCCTATGGCAGGCCGCCCCACGAAGACACGGTGGCACCGAGCCTGGTGGCGGACGACGTGCAACACGCCGCACCAGCGCCCGCACCGGCCCCAGTGCCCCCGGCATCCACCGCCTCGGCTGACGAGCCGGTAACGCCGGCGGCGCCGGCAGCAGCGGCACCTGCCGTCGAGCCGGTGGCCGCACCTGCCGCCGCTGCGGCTTCCTCCGCGGCCGGCGTCGCCACCGCAGCGGCCGTCCCGGCTGCGAATCCCGCACCGGTTTCCGCTCCCGCTCCGGCTCCCGCGCCGGCCGTCCAGGCGCCGACGCCGATCCCGGCTGCGGCCGCGATGGCACCGTCCGAACAGGCCACGGCGCTCGTCGATCCACTGATCGACTGCCTGCTGCCGCTGGAAATGGCGGCGCCGATGCGTGGCGAGAAGCTGTTGCCGGCGCTGCAGAAGCTGCGCCTGGTGGGCAACAAGCCGGTGCACTACGTGGGCCTGGCGGTATCCGGCGAGTGGGAACCGATCCGGCACGGCATCGTCTACACGAAGCTGCAGGGCGGCGTGCAGCTGGCCAGTCGCACCACGGCATTGAACGAGCTTGAATACTCCGAGCTGGTGACGCGCCTGCGCACGGTGGCCGACGAGATCGGTGCCGAGCCGCAGATTCCGGACATGATGGAAGTGATGGCCGAAGCGCGCAACCTGCACCGCTTCGTGGCCGCGCACGATGCCCAGCTGGGCGTGAACCTGGCCGCCAACGGCGCGCCCTGGGATGTCACCACGCTGGTCGGCGCGCTGGAAAAGCAGGGCTTCGACCTGCGCCCCGATGGCCGCTTCGTGAAGGGTGACGGCGAGGGTGGCCAACTGTTCACGCTGTCCACCAACGTCACGCCGGCCGAGGAAACCACCGCGCGCCTGACACTGCTGCTGGACGTGCCATGCGTGGCCCCGGCCCGCGACGGCTTCGGCGCCATGATCGCCTGCGCCCGCTCCCTCGTGCAGCGCCTTGATGCGATCATCGTCGACGACTACAACCAGCCGCTCTCCGATGCGTCGATCGCCGAGATCGCCGGGCAGGTGAAGGAGTTCTATGCCGACATGGAGGTGTCCGACATCCCGGCCGGTTCCACGCGCGCGCTGCGCCTGTTCAACTGA
- a CDS encoding phosphatase PAP2 family protein, giving the protein MMMLFWMALSALGGMSVTGPLGIAVAVWLLAGRTWRLSLSWCLLFGIGMLLVVATKVAWYGWGIGIPEWKFAGLSGHAMRACAVYPVVFYLMFLKARPTVRHAAMGAGTLLAVLVSVSRLPVQAHSLSEVVLGGAVGLAVAAAFVMVARSERPVIVGRVLVALCVPLVLVMPFTKQVPAEQWVRQVAMHLSGKEPAKRTWKLAPEHKQVHKAALAI; this is encoded by the coding sequence CTGGGTGGCATGAGTGTGACGGGTCCGCTGGGCATCGCCGTGGCCGTGTGGCTGCTGGCCGGGCGCACGTGGCGCCTGTCGCTGTCATGGTGCCTGCTGTTCGGCATCGGCATGCTGCTCGTCGTCGCCACCAAGGTCGCATGGTATGGCTGGGGTATTGGTATCCCCGAGTGGAAATTCGCCGGGCTGTCCGGCCACGCGATGCGCGCCTGCGCCGTCTATCCGGTGGTGTTCTACCTGATGTTCCTGAAGGCGCGGCCGACCGTCCGGCATGCAGCCATGGGCGCTGGCACGCTGCTGGCCGTGCTGGTCAGCGTTTCCCGGTTGCCGGTGCAGGCCCACTCGCTGTCAGAAGTCGTGCTGGGCGGCGCGGTGGGGCTGGCCGTGGCTGCGGCCTTCGTCATGGTGGCGCGCAGCGAGCGGCCGGTGATCGTCGGCCGCGTGCTGGTGGCGCTGTGCGTGCCGCTGGTGCTCGTGATGCCGTTCACGAAACAGGTGCCGGCCGAGCAGTGGGTGCGGCAGGTGGCCATGCACCTGTCCGGCAAGGAGCCGGCCAAGCGCACGTGGAAACTGGCCCCGGAGCACAAGCAGGTGCACAAGGCGGCCCTGGCGATCTGA
- the ligA gene encoding NAD-dependent DNA ligase LigA, with the protein MSQDLTSPAERAAWLTAELNRHLHAYHVLDAPTIPDAEYDKLFAELQRIEQDHPALALPDSPTQRVGAPPGEQFAAVTHAVPMLSLNNGFTDDDIENFDRRVREGLDAPRVDYAAELKFDGLAINLRYENGVFVQAATRGDGYTGEDVSANIRTIKSIPLRLQGKDLPEVLDVRGEVLMFKADFAAMNERQRAAGQKEFVNPRNAAAGALRQLDSRITAQRKLRFFAYGIGELVGADMPETHAGLLDWYAQLGLPVNQERAVVQGKDGLLAFYERVGKARPAMAYEIDGVVYKVNRVEDQRALGFRSRAPRFALAHKFAAEEALTTVQAIEVQVGRTGAITPVARLVPVFVGGVTVTNATLHNEDEVRRKDVRVGDTVIVRRAGDVIPEVLAVVLDKRPMPEPAVYVLPNTCPVCGSHVVREEGEAVARCSGGLTCAAQRKEAIRHFAGRRMMDIEGLGDRYIDSLVECNLVHGVADLYRLTLDDLLRMKLAADERDGTTPETVKQGKVATKWADNLLAAIEASKKPPLDRLLFALGIRHVGESTGKILADWLGKFELVRRAPAALLRVLPDIGGTVAESIADFFAEDKNQQAIDALLAAGVAPRGEHAPKAQLREKLDEVTLLAALDIPKLTEPRARQLLADGMTLEGLAFLKVFNVFGLPANVASSLEEWMAVQANRDRLMALSALRTELLAQLPETATAEEGPMSGKTFVLTGTLPTLSRDAAGALIEAAGGKVSGSVSKKTSYVVAGADAGSKLAKAEELGVTILDEAALLSLLGK; encoded by the coding sequence ATGAGCCAAGACTTGACCAGCCCCGCCGAGCGGGCCGCATGGCTGACGGCGGAGCTGAACCGGCACCTGCACGCCTATCACGTGCTCGACGCGCCCACGATTCCCGACGCCGAATACGACAAGCTGTTCGCCGAGCTGCAGCGGATCGAGCAGGATCACCCGGCGCTGGCGCTGCCCGATTCGCCCACGCAGCGCGTCGGCGCCCCGCCAGGCGAACAGTTCGCGGCCGTGACGCACGCGGTGCCGATGCTGTCGCTGAACAATGGCTTCACCGATGACGACATCGAGAACTTCGATCGCCGCGTGCGCGAAGGCCTCGATGCCCCGCGGGTGGACTATGCGGCCGAGCTGAAATTCGATGGCCTGGCCATCAATCTGCGCTACGAGAACGGCGTGTTCGTGCAGGCTGCCACGCGCGGCGACGGCTATACCGGCGAAGACGTGTCGGCGAACATCCGCACGATCAAGTCGATTCCCCTGCGCCTGCAAGGCAAGGACTTGCCCGAAGTGCTCGATGTGCGCGGCGAGGTGCTGATGTTCAAGGCCGACTTCGCGGCCATGAACGAGCGCCAGCGCGCGGCCGGGCAGAAGGAATTCGTCAATCCGCGCAATGCCGCCGCGGGGGCGCTGCGCCAGCTCGATTCACGCATCACGGCGCAGCGCAAGCTGCGCTTCTTCGCCTACGGCATCGGTGAGCTGGTGGGTGCGGACATGCCGGAAACCCATGCCGGCCTGCTGGACTGGTATGCGCAACTGGGCCTGCCGGTGAACCAGGAACGCGCCGTCGTGCAGGGCAAGGATGGCTTGCTGGCGTTCTATGAGCGCGTCGGCAAGGCCAGGCCCGCGATGGCCTACGAGATCGACGGCGTTGTCTACAAGGTGAACCGCGTGGAAGACCAGCGCGCGCTGGGCTTCCGTTCGCGCGCGCCGCGCTTCGCCCTGGCCCATAAATTCGCGGCCGAGGAAGCGCTGACCACCGTGCAGGCCATCGAGGTGCAGGTGGGCCGCACTGGCGCCATCACGCCGGTGGCCCGCCTGGTCCCCGTGTTCGTTGGCGGCGTCACCGTCACCAACGCCACGCTGCACAACGAGGATGAGGTGCGCCGCAAGGATGTGCGCGTGGGCGACACCGTCATCGTGCGGCGCGCCGGCGACGTGATCCCCGAGGTGCTGGCGGTGGTGCTGGACAAGCGCCCCATGCCCGAGCCGGCGGTGTACGTGCTGCCGAATACGTGCCCCGTGTGCGGCTCGCACGTGGTGCGCGAAGAAGGCGAGGCGGTCGCCCGCTGTTCCGGCGGCCTTACGTGCGCGGCGCAGCGCAAGGAAGCGATCCGCCACTTTGCCGGCCGCCGCATGATGGACATCGAAGGCCTGGGAGACCGCTACATCGACAGCCTCGTCGAGTGCAACCTGGTGCACGGGGTGGCCGACCTGTACCGGCTCACGCTGGACGACCTGCTGCGCATGAAGCTGGCCGCCGACGAGCGCGATGGCACCACCCCGGAAACCGTCAAGCAGGGCAAGGTCGCCACCAAGTGGGCGGACAACCTGCTGGCCGCGATCGAGGCCAGCAAGAAGCCGCCACTGGACCGGCTGCTGTTTGCGCTGGGCATCCGCCATGTGGGTGAATCCACCGGCAAGATCCTGGCCGACTGGCTCGGCAAGTTCGAACTCGTGCGCCGGGCGCCGGCCGCGCTGCTGCGCGTGCTGCCGGACATCGGCGGCACCGTGGCCGAATCCATCGCCGATTTCTTTGCCGAGGATAAGAACCAGCAAGCCATCGATGCCTTGCTGGCCGCCGGCGTCGCGCCGCGGGGCGAGCATGCGCCAAAAGCGCAGCTGCGCGAAAAGCTCGACGAGGTCACATTGCTCGCCGCGCTCGACATTCCGAAGCTCACCGAGCCGCGCGCCAGGCAGTTGCTGGCCGATGGCATGACGCTGGAAGGGCTGGCCTTCCTGAAGGTGTTCAACGTGTTCGGCCTGCCGGCCAACGTGGCATCGTCGCTGGAAGAGTGGATGGCCGTGCAGGCCAACCGCGACCGGCTGATGGCGTTGTCCGCGCTGCGCACCGAACTTCTCGCGCAGCTGCCGGAAACGGCCACCGCCGAGGAAGGCCCGATGAGCGGCAAGACGTTCGTGCTGACCGGCACGCTGCCCACGCTGTCGCGCGATGCCGCCGGCGCGCTGATCGAAGCGGCCGGCGGCAAGGTTTCCGGCTCCGTATCGAAGAAGACGTCATACGTGGTGGCCGGTGCCGATGCCGGCAGCAAGCTCGCGAAAGCCGAGGAACTCGGCGTCACGATCCTGGACGAGGCAGCCCTGCTGTCGCTGCTGGGCAAATAA
- the smc gene encoding chromosome segregation protein SMC, whose amino-acid sequence MRLSSIKLSGFKSFVDPTNFQVPGQLVGVVGPNGCGKSNIIDAVRWVLGESKASELRGESMQDVIFNGSTHRKPAGRASVELVFDNHEGKASGQWGQYAEIAVKRTLTRDGTSTYYINGQPVRRRDIQDIFLGTGLGPRAYAIIGQGMIARIIESRPEELRVFLEEAAGVSKYKERRRETENRLHDTRDNLLRVEDILRELTGNLEKLEGQAAIATRFHQLQAEQDEKQKLLWLLRRNEAQAEQARWFAEMLQAQTDLERDTAQLRNVELTLEQMRQAHFAVGDRLHTAQGALYQTNTEIGSLEAQIKFVVESRTRLQQQIATLTAQRDGWQQQAEEYRGQVEEAEFNVEELAAKVEESRMLAEQKADMLPLLEAEWRAGQEKATESRAGIMQLQQRLELESAQQRNASNILLGLATRRERLQQEKNALAIPDASHLENLRWQLEEKQQVLEETAMQLEEAQAQQPRLEEERRAAQAAVQTETATSAQLEARLNALRQLQERVQTQGKVTPWLQKHGLDELPRLWQQLSIETGWEAAVESVLRERAGALQVSNLDWAKHFIGDAPPAKLALFAPMTTAPAAPVPVGFKPLLDLLKLNDPGLRGVLQDWLHNVFVAEDTAQAFSNRAHLPAGACFVTRQGHMVTQSSVRFHAADSEQEGMLGRQQEIDNIGKQLRAQAMLADEARARSVRAEAAVSQHARLMAELRQKNAALTTSVHALQLEVLKLSETEARFAQRSTQIGADLAEIAAQEAEQMGAKLESEEKFEQLDMELAELQGAHEEGQEGFQRIEARLADAREALRDLERRAQETAFAEKSACHRIEELRRNIATAATQAAQVAESLRAGELELASLEAGTAHEGLQELLDRRTVQERALSDARHELDQVAQQLRHAEEARMTGERSLQPQRDRITEMQLKEQAARLNQEQFAQQLAEVQADETMLAAKLQPDMKAQYLQAEVTRLTNAIAALGAVNLAALDELAQAAERKNYLDAQNRDLVEAIGTLEDAIQKIDKETRDLLQETFDRVNGHFSELFPILFGGGQAKLTMTGDEILDSGVQVMAQPPGKKNATIHLLSGGEKALTATALVFSMFRLNPAPFCLLDEVDAPLDDANTERFCRMVKRMSEQTQFLFISHNKIAMEMATQLIGVTMQEQGVSRIVAVDMEAAANFATEAQAA is encoded by the coding sequence GTGCGTCTATCATCCATAAAATTGTCGGGATTTAAGTCGTTCGTCGATCCCACCAATTTCCAGGTGCCGGGGCAGCTGGTAGGCGTGGTGGGGCCGAACGGCTGCGGCAAGTCGAACATCATCGATGCGGTGCGCTGGGTGCTCGGCGAGTCCAAGGCGTCCGAGCTGCGCGGCGAGTCGATGCAGGATGTTATCTTCAACGGCTCCACGCACCGCAAGCCAGCCGGGCGCGCCTCGGTCGAGCTGGTGTTCGACAACCACGAAGGCAAGGCATCCGGCCAATGGGGCCAGTATGCCGAAATCGCCGTCAAGCGCACGCTGACCCGCGACGGCACTTCCACCTATTACATCAACGGCCAGCCGGTGCGCCGGCGCGACATCCAGGATATCTTCCTCGGCACCGGCCTCGGGCCGCGCGCCTACGCGATCATCGGCCAGGGCATGATCGCCCGCATCATCGAATCGCGGCCGGAAGAACTGCGCGTGTTCCTCGAGGAAGCCGCCGGCGTGTCGAAGTACAAGGAGCGCCGGCGCGAAACGGAAAACCGGCTGCACGACACGCGCGACAACCTGCTGCGCGTGGAAGACATCCTGCGCGAGCTGACGGGCAACCTGGAAAAGCTCGAAGGCCAGGCGGCCATCGCCACGCGTTTCCACCAGTTGCAGGCGGAGCAGGACGAGAAGCAGAAGCTGCTCTGGCTGCTGCGCCGCAACGAGGCGCAGGCCGAGCAGGCACGCTGGTTTGCCGAGATGCTGCAGGCACAGACCGACCTGGAACGCGATACGGCGCAGTTGCGCAACGTGGAGCTGACCCTGGAGCAGATGCGGCAGGCCCACTTCGCCGTGGGCGACCGCCTGCACACTGCCCAGGGCGCCCTGTACCAGACCAATACCGAGATCGGCAGCCTGGAAGCGCAGATCAAGTTCGTCGTCGAATCGCGCACGCGGCTGCAGCAGCAGATCGCCACGCTGACGGCGCAGCGCGACGGGTGGCAGCAGCAGGCCGAGGAATACCGCGGCCAGGTCGAGGAAGCCGAATTCAACGTCGAGGAACTGGCGGCAAAGGTCGAGGAATCGCGCATGCTGGCCGAGCAGAAGGCCGACATGCTGCCGCTGCTGGAAGCCGAGTGGCGCGCAGGGCAGGAAAAAGCCACCGAATCGCGCGCCGGCATCATGCAGTTGCAGCAGCGGCTGGAGCTGGAATCGGCGCAGCAGAGGAACGCCTCGAATATCCTCCTTGGGCTGGCCACGCGGCGCGAGCGCCTGCAGCAGGAAAAGAACGCCCTGGCAATCCCTGATGCGTCGCACCTGGAAAACCTGCGCTGGCAGCTCGAGGAAAAACAGCAGGTGCTGGAAGAAACGGCCATGCAGCTCGAGGAAGCGCAGGCGCAGCAGCCGCGCCTCGAAGAAGAACGCCGCGCCGCGCAGGCCGCCGTGCAGACCGAAACCGCCACCAGCGCGCAGCTGGAAGCGCGCCTGAACGCGCTGCGCCAGTTGCAGGAGCGCGTGCAAACCCAGGGCAAGGTCACGCCCTGGCTGCAAAAGCACGGGCTCGACGAGCTGCCGCGCCTGTGGCAGCAGCTGTCCATCGAAACGGGCTGGGAAGCGGCCGTGGAATCGGTGCTGCGCGAGCGCGCCGGCGCGCTGCAGGTCTCGAACCTGGACTGGGCGAAGCATTTCATCGGCGATGCGCCGCCGGCCAAGCTGGCCCTGTTCGCACCCATGACCACGGCACCGGCCGCACCGGTCCCGGTGGGCTTCAAGCCGCTGCTCGACCTGCTGAAACTGAACGACCCGGGCCTGCGTGGCGTGCTGCAGGACTGGCTGCACAATGTGTTCGTGGCCGAGGATACGGCGCAGGCGTTTTCCAACCGCGCCCACCTGCCTGCCGGCGCGTGCTTCGTCACGCGCCAGGGCCACATGGTCACGCAGTCGAGCGTGCGCTTCCACGCCGCCGATTCCGAGCAGGAGGGCATGCTGGGGCGCCAGCAGGAAATCGACAACATCGGCAAGCAGCTGCGCGCGCAGGCCATGCTGGCCGACGAGGCGCGCGCCCGGTCCGTGCGCGCCGAGGCGGCCGTCTCGCAACATGCGCGCCTGATGGCCGAGCTGCGCCAGAAAAACGCCGCGCTGACCACGTCCGTCCATGCCTTGCAGCTGGAGGTGCTGAAACTGTCGGAAACCGAGGCGCGCTTTGCCCAGCGCAGCACGCAGATCGGTGCCGACCTCGCCGAGATTGCCGCGCAGGAAGCGGAGCAGATGGGCGCGAAGCTCGAGTCGGAAGAGAAGTTCGAGCAGCTCGACATGGAACTGGCCGAACTGCAGGGCGCGCACGAGGAAGGGCAGGAAGGCTTCCAGCGCATCGAGGCGCGGCTGGCCGATGCCCGCGAGGCGCTGCGCGACCTGGAGCGGCGTGCGCAGGAAACGGCATTTGCCGAAAAATCCGCGTGCCACCGCATCGAGGAGCTGCGGCGCAACATCGCCACCGCGGCCACGCAGGCCGCGCAGGTGGCCGAGAGCCTGCGCGCCGGCGAACTCGAACTGGCCAGCCTGGAAGCGGGCACCGCGCACGAAGGCTTGCAGGAATTGCTGGACCGCCGCACGGTCCAGGAGCGCGCGCTGTCCGATGCGCGCCATGAACTGGACCAGGTCGCCCAGCAGTTGCGCCATGCCGAGGAAGCGCGCATGACCGGCGAGCGGAGCCTGCAGCCGCAACGCGACCGCATCACGGAAATGCAGCTGAAGGAACAGGCTGCGCGCCTGAACCAGGAACAGTTTGCCCAGCAGCTGGCCGAAGTGCAGGCCGATGAAACCATGCTGGCCGCGAAGCTGCAGCCGGACATGAAGGCGCAATACCTGCAGGCCGAAGTGACACGGCTGACCAATGCGATCGCCGCGCTGGGCGCCGTCAACCTGGCCGCGCTCGACGAACTGGCGCAGGCTGCCGAACGAAAGAATTACCTGGATGCGCAGAACCGCGACCTGGTCGAAGCGATCGGCACGCTGGAAGACGCCATCCAGAAGATCGACAAGGAAACGCGTGACCTGTTGCAGGAAACGTTCGATCGCGTCAACGGGCACTTTTCGGAACTGTTCCCGATCCTGTTTGGCGGCGGACAGGCTAAACTGACCATGACGGGCGACGAGATCCTCGACTCCGGCGTGCAGGTGATGGCGCAACCGCCGGGCAAGAAGAACGCGACGATCCACCTGTTGTCGGGCGGCGAAAAGGCGCTGACGGCAACGGCCCTCGTGTTTTCCATGTTCCGGCTGAACCCGGCGCCGTTCTGCCTGCTCGACGAAGTCGATGCACCGCTGGACGACGCCAACACGGAACGTTTCTGCAGGATGGTGAAACGGATGTCCGAACAGACCCAATTCCTCTTCATCTCGCACAACAAGATTGCGATGGAGATGGCCACTCAACTGATCGGTGTGACGATGCAGGAGCAGGGCGTATCGCGCATCGTGGCGGTGGATATGGAAGCCGCCGCCAACTTCGCTACCGAGGCACAAGCAGCATGA